Proteins encoded in a region of the Rutidosis leptorrhynchoides isolate AG116_Rl617_1_P2 chromosome 9, CSIRO_AGI_Rlap_v1, whole genome shotgun sequence genome:
- the LOC139865614 gene encoding histone deacetylase 14, chloroplastic-like has protein sequence MNNPCGLHYQSACSQLFLSLRTKCSRVTFSKAATITNDDEDIIMPKVIYSLAPALGHHKRFSNNDENTRIPYILNALEYAKLTPQFRGSEINQIIDIRKATMEDITSIHSTSYYSFLEKTVKDAKASKDGVLEIETSKFPTYVTRTTEP, from the exons ATGAATAATCCTTGTGGTCTTCATTATCAATCAG CTTGTAGTCAGTTGTTTCTATCTTTGAGGACAAAGTGTTCACGTGTTACTTTTTCTAAAGCGGCTACAATAACAAATGATGATGAGGATATTATTATGCCAAAGGTGATCTACAGTTTAGCTCCTGCTTTGGGTCACCACAAGCGATTTTCTAATAACGACGAGAATACGAGAATCCCTTATATTCTCAATGCCCTTGAATATGCTAAACTCACTCCACAG TTTCGAGGATCTGAGATCAATCAAATTATAGATATTAGAAAAGCTACAATGGAAGATATAACAAGTATCCATTCAACATCTTATTATTCTTTCCTTGAGAAG ACAGTGAAAGATGCTAAGGCTTCAAAAGATGGCGTGTTAGAAATTGAAACTTCTAAATTCCCCACTTATGTAACTCGCACA ACGGAACCCTAA